The following proteins are encoded in a genomic region of Hirundo rustica isolate bHirRus1 chromosome 15, bHirRus1.pri.v3, whole genome shotgun sequence:
- the LOC120759645 gene encoding ATP-sensitive inward rectifier potassium channel 12 has protein sequence MTTGRVNPYSIVSSEEDGLRLTTMPGINGFGNGKIHTRRKCRNRFVKKNGQCNVEFTNMDDKPQRYIADMFTTCVDIRWRYMLLLFSLAFLVSWLLFGLIFWLIALIHGDLENPGGDDTFKPCVLQVNGFVAAFLFSIETQTTIGYGFRCVTEECPLAVFMVVVQSIVGCIIDSFMIGAIMAKMARPKKRAQTLLFSHNAVVAMRDGKLCLMWRVGNLRKSHIVEAHVRAQLIKPRITEEGEYIPLDQIDIDVGFDKGLDRIFLVSPITILHEINEDSPLFGISRQDLETDDFEIVVILEGMVEATAMTTQARSSYLASEILWGHRFEPVLFEEKNQYKVDYSHFHKTYEVPSTPRCSAKDLVENKFLLPSTNSFCYENELAFMSRDEEEEDDDSRGLEDLSPDNRHEFDRLQATIALDQRSYRRESEI, from the coding sequence ATGACTACGGGCAGAGTCAACCCTTACAGCATCGTGTCCTCCGAGGAAGACGGGCTGAGGTTGACCACCATGCCTGGTATCAACGGCTTTGGCAATGGCAAAATCCACACCAGGAGGAAATGCAGGAACAGGTTTGTAAAGAAGAACGGTCAGTGCAACGTGGAGTTCACCAACATGGATGACAAGCCACAGAGGTACATTGCAGACATGTTCACCACGTGCGTTGACATCCGCTGGAGGTATATGCTCTTGCTCTTTTCCCTGGCATTTCTGGTGTCCTGGTTATTGTTTGGGCTGATTTTCTGGCTAATTGCACTCATTCATGGAGACCTAGAAAACCCGGGTGGGGATGACACTTTCAAGCCTTGCGTTCTGCAGGTCAATGGCTTTGtggctgcttttctgttctCCATCGAGACCCAAACGACGATCGGGTACGGCTTCCGCTGCGTGACCGAGGAGTGTCCGCTCGCCGTCTTCATGGTGGTGGTTCAGTCCATCGTGGGCTGTATAATCGACTCTTTCATGATTGGTGCAATAATGGCAAAAATGGCCAGGCCCAAAAAACGGGCCCAGACATTACTTTTCAGCCATAACGCTGTAGTGGCGATGAGAGATGGAAAACTCTGCCTGATGTGGAGAGTTGGGAACCTACGGAAAAGCCACATAGTGGAAGCCCACGTACGAGCTCAGCTAATTAAGCCGAGGATCACGGAGGAAGGGGAGTACATCCCGCTCGACCAAATAGACATTGACGTGGGTTTTGATAAAGGCTTGGACCGTATTTTCTTGGTGTCTCCCATCACCATTCTCCACGAGATCAACGAAGACAGCCCCTTGTTCGGGATCAGCCGCCAGGACTTGGAGACAGATGACTTTGAGATCGTCGTCATCCTGGAGGGCATGGTAGAGGCCACAGCCATGACGACGCAAGCTCGGAGCTCCTACCTGGCCAGTGAGATACTGTGGGGCCACCGCTTCGAGCCCGTCTTGTTCGAGGAGAAAAACCAGTACAAAGTAGACTATTCCCACTTCCACAAAACCTACGAGGTCCCGTCCACCCCCCGGTGCAGCGCCAAGGACTTGGTGGAGAACAAattcctgctgcccagcaccaACTCCTTCTGCTACGAGAACGAGCTGGCCTTCATGAGCCGCGACGAGGAAGAGGAAGACGATGACAGCCGGGGCCTGGAGGACCTCAGCCCGGACAACAGGCACGAGTTCGACAGGCTTCAAGCCACAATAGCGTTGGATCAGCGGTCGTACAGGAGGGAGTCGGAAATATGA